A single genomic interval of Pseudomonadota bacterium harbors:
- the truB gene encoding tRNA pseudouridine(55) synthase TruB — MGRRQRGQAIDGILLLDKPAGISSNRALQRARGILNARKAGHTGSLDPFATGMLPLCFGQATRFSQYLLDASKCYRAVAQLGQATETGDPEGEVVERQPVGDFSDAELAAVVTDLTGVIDQRPPMYSALKHEGKRLYELARAGIEVPRPARQVTIHRLTARRLGADQLELEVHCSKGTYIRTLVEDLARALGTVAFCAELRRLWVGPFAERPMLTLEALEAQPSAERLLPVDFPLRWMPRVSLAPQDATAVRHGQLLTGSPPIEPADSGAGTGDGEAESLIRLYAGEEFLGLARQTPAGLAPAKILPVSEGPVSEPGAAPARGDRST, encoded by the coding sequence ATGGGACGCCGCCAGCGTGGTCAAGCTATCGACGGAATTCTGCTGCTCGATAAGCCCGCGGGGATCAGCTCCAACCGCGCGCTGCAGCGGGCTCGCGGCATCCTGAATGCCCGCAAGGCGGGCCACACCGGGAGCCTCGATCCGTTTGCGACCGGAATGCTGCCGCTGTGTTTTGGACAGGCCACGCGCTTCAGTCAATATCTGCTCGACGCCAGCAAGTGCTATCGCGCCGTGGCGCAGCTCGGGCAGGCGACCGAAACCGGTGACCCTGAGGGTGAGGTGGTGGAGCGCCAGCCCGTCGGGGACTTCAGCGACGCCGAGCTGGCGGCGGTCGTGACGGACCTAACTGGGGTGATCGACCAGCGCCCGCCGATGTACAGCGCGCTGAAGCACGAGGGCAAACGGCTCTACGAGCTGGCCCGGGCCGGTATCGAGGTCCCGCGGCCCGCCCGGCAGGTCACAATCCACCGGCTTACCGCGAGACGACTGGGCGCTGATCAGCTGGAGCTGGAGGTTCATTGTTCCAAAGGCACTTACATCCGTACGCTGGTCGAAGATCTGGCGAGGGCGCTTGGGACGGTGGCGTTCTGCGCTGAGCTCCGCCGCCTGTGGGTCGGGCCGTTTGCCGAGCGGCCGATGCTTACGCTGGAGGCGCTCGAGGCTCAACCGTCCGCCGAGCGGCTGCTGCCCGTCGATTTTCCGCTGCGCTGGATGCCGCGGGTGTCTCTTGCTCCGCAGGATGCGACAGCCGTGCGTCATGGGCAGCTGCTGACCGGCAGCCCGCCAATCGAGCCAGCCGACAGCGGCGCTGGAACCGGTGATGGCGAAGCTGAGAGCCTGATCAGGCTTTACGCTGGCGAGGAGTTCCTGGGCCTCGCCCGACAAACGCCGGCTGGCCTGGCGCCAGCCAAGATCCTGCCGGTGTCGGAAGGACCGGTTTCGGAGCCCGGTGCGGCCCCCGCCCGAGGGGACCGTAGCACGTGA
- the infB gene encoding translation initiation factor IF-2 produces MSDVTVRQLAEVVGIPIDRMMEQLSEASLSISDPDSTISNADKMQLLTHLRKSHGKAERDFTAPDKVTLKRRSVTELKVPAGTGRAKTVNVEVRKKRTYVKRSVIDEKEKADPMREEAQRRLEEVQAERAAAKEQETAAEQERERLRTEQEAEQARLAEEARLKEEAQEAEKAAEEARLAAEEAARKSEEEARLKAQQERARKEAAERESERKKSKRKEKKGDTRYGRSELHVAADKSGMRRSGRRGSRRKTTETSDQHGFSRPTAPVKREVDIPETISVGDLAQRMAVKATEVIKEMMKMGMMATINQTLDQDTAILVVEEMGHTARAAEEKDIETQLREEYDEASEDSDVRPPVVTVMGHVDHGKTSLLDHIRQTRVAAGEAGGITQHIGAYHVTTDKGVVSFLDTPGHAAFTAMRARGAQSTDIVILVVAADDGVKPQTIEAIQHARAAEVPIIVAINKIDKPEADPERARQELSTHEVISEEWGGEDQFVHVSAITGQGVDELLEAILLQAELLELKADATRRAAGVVVESSLDKGRGPVATILVQNGTLRQGDMLLAGQEFGRVRAMFNEAGDTIEEAGPSIPAQILGLSGTPMAGDEVLVVDNERKAKEASSQRQARLRDARLAQQQAAKLESVFSSMGEGEVKQVNLLIKADVQGSAEALRDSLTKLSNDEVTVNVISSGVGGITESDAVLAQASNAIVIGFNVRADATARRIIREAEIDLHYYSVIYDALDEVKKAITGVLGTETKEQIVGLAEVRDVFRSSKLGAIAGCIVLEGVVRRSNPIRVLRDNVVIYEGELESLRRFKDDVQEVQSGTECGIGVKQYNDVKPNDQIECFERVEVARTLD; encoded by the coding sequence ATGTCTGATGTGACCGTAAGGCAGCTTGCCGAAGTGGTGGGCATTCCGATCGATCGAATGATGGAACAGCTGAGCGAAGCCAGCCTGTCTATCAGCGACCCGGATTCGACCATTTCCAACGCTGACAAAATGCAGCTTCTTACCCACCTGCGTAAAAGCCACGGCAAGGCGGAGCGCGACTTCACCGCACCCGACAAGGTGACGCTGAAGCGCCGTTCTGTAACCGAACTCAAGGTGCCGGCGGGCACAGGACGTGCCAAGACGGTGAACGTCGAGGTGCGCAAGAAGCGGACCTACGTCAAGCGCAGCGTCATCGACGAAAAGGAAAAGGCCGACCCGATGCGCGAAGAGGCGCAGCGCCGGCTCGAAGAGGTTCAGGCTGAGCGGGCCGCCGCCAAGGAGCAGGAGACCGCCGCAGAGCAGGAGCGCGAGCGGCTTCGCACCGAGCAGGAGGCTGAGCAGGCCCGGCTGGCGGAAGAGGCCCGGCTGAAAGAAGAAGCGCAGGAAGCTGAAAAGGCCGCCGAGGAGGCGCGCCTGGCGGCTGAGGAAGCGGCCCGCAAGAGCGAAGAAGAGGCCCGCCTGAAGGCTCAGCAGGAGCGCGCCCGAAAAGAGGCGGCGGAGCGGGAGTCGGAGCGCAAGAAGTCCAAGCGCAAGGAAAAGAAAGGCGACACGCGCTACGGGCGTTCCGAGCTGCACGTGGCCGCCGACAAGAGCGGCATGCGGCGCAGCGGCCGACGAGGTTCGCGGCGCAAAACGACCGAAACCTCCGATCAGCATGGATTTTCCCGGCCCACCGCGCCGGTCAAGCGCGAAGTGGATATTCCGGAAACCATTTCCGTGGGTGATCTGGCCCAGCGGATGGCGGTCAAGGCCACCGAAGTCATCAAAGAGATGATGAAGATGGGCATGATGGCCACCATCAACCAGACGCTGGATCAGGACACGGCGATCCTCGTCGTTGAGGAGATGGGCCACACCGCGCGCGCCGCTGAGGAAAAGGACATCGAGACGCAGCTGCGCGAAGAGTACGACGAGGCCTCGGAAGACTCCGACGTACGCCCGCCGGTCGTGACCGTCATGGGTCACGTCGACCACGGCAAGACCTCACTGCTGGACCACATCCGGCAGACGCGTGTGGCGGCCGGCGAGGCCGGGGGTATCACCCAGCATATCGGTGCCTACCACGTGACCACCGACAAGGGGGTCGTGAGCTTCCTGGACACGCCCGGCCACGCGGCCTTCACCGCGATGCGGGCCCGCGGCGCCCAGTCCACCGATATTGTGATTTTGGTGGTGGCCGCTGATGACGGCGTCAAGCCTCAGACGATCGAGGCGATTCAGCACGCACGTGCGGCCGAGGTGCCGATCATCGTGGCGATTAACAAGATCGACAAGCCGGAAGCGGATCCTGAGCGGGCACGCCAGGAGCTGTCCACCCACGAGGTGATCTCCGAGGAGTGGGGCGGCGAAGACCAGTTTGTGCACGTATCGGCCATCACCGGCCAGGGTGTGGACGAGCTGCTCGAGGCGATCTTGCTGCAGGCTGAGCTGCTGGAGCTGAAGGCCGATGCCACCCGGCGGGCTGCCGGCGTGGTCGTCGAGTCTTCGCTCGACAAAGGCCGCGGTCCGGTGGCCACGATCCTGGTTCAAAACGGCACGCTGCGCCAGGGCGACATGCTGCTGGCCGGTCAGGAATTCGGGCGCGTTCGCGCGATGTTCAACGAGGCGGGAGACACCATCGAGGAAGCGGGGCCGTCCATTCCCGCGCAGATCCTCGGTTTGTCCGGAACGCCAATGGCGGGTGACGAGGTGCTGGTGGTCGACAACGAGCGGAAGGCCAAAGAGGCTTCCTCTCAGCGTCAGGCGCGGCTGCGCGATGCGCGGCTGGCGCAGCAGCAGGCGGCCAAGCTCGAAAGCGTTTTCTCCTCGATGGGAGAGGGTGAGGTCAAGCAGGTGAACCTGCTGATCAAAGCTGACGTGCAGGGTAGTGCCGAGGCGCTCCGCGACTCGCTGACCAAGCTGTCGAACGACGAGGTGACGGTCAACGTCATCAGCAGCGGCGTCGGCGGTATCACCGAGTCTGACGCGGTACTCGCTCAGGCGTCCAACGCGATTGTGATCGGCTTCAACGTTCGGGCGGACGCTACGGCGCGCCGCATCATCCGCGAGGCGGAGATCGACCTGCACTACTACAGCGTCATCTACGACGCGCTGGACGAGGTCAAGAAAGCTATCACCGGCGTGCTGGGCACCGAGACCAAGGAGCAGATTGTGGGTCTGGCTGAGGTCAGGGACGTGTTCCGTTCCTCCAAGCTCGGCGCCATCGCTGGCTGTATCGTGCTGGAAGGTGTCGTGCGACGGTCTAACCCTATTCGTGTACTGCGCGACAACGTGGTGATCTACGAAGGTGAGCTGGAGTCGCTCCGGCGCTTCAAGGACGACGTGCAGGAAGTGCAGTCAGGCACCGAATGCGGCATCGGCGTGAAGCAGTACAACGACGTTAAGCCGAACGACCAGATCGAGTGCTTTGAGCGGGTAGAAGTTGCTCGCACGCTCGACTGA
- the rbfA gene encoding 30S ribosome-binding factor RbfA — MDREYGRHDRVAALLRRELALLIQRQVKDPRVRDVTVTDVEVTGDLSLAKVYVASADEKTLPESVAGLKRAAGYLRRELGQRLTLRMVPELRFLGDDSAQRGDHIESLLKSVLPADAPEEGSEPEDDTLGADGEETGDEPGTKRDS; from the coding sequence ATGGATCGCGAGTACGGACGCCATGATCGCGTCGCGGCGCTGCTGCGACGAGAACTCGCGCTGCTGATCCAGCGTCAGGTCAAAGATCCGCGCGTCAGGGACGTAACGGTTACTGACGTGGAGGTGACCGGCGACCTGTCGCTGGCGAAAGTGTATGTGGCGAGCGCTGATGAAAAAACGCTGCCCGAATCGGTGGCGGGTCTGAAGCGCGCCGCTGGGTATCTTCGGCGCGAGCTCGGTCAGCGGCTTACGCTGCGCATGGTCCCTGAGCTTCGATTCCTCGGGGACGATTCCGCGCAGCGCGGTGACCACATTGAATCGCTGCTGAAATCGGTGCTGCCGGCAGACGCGCCAGAGGAGGGCAGCGAGCCGGAGGACGACACGCTGGGCGCCGACGGAGAAGAGACCGGCGACGAGCCGGGTACCAAGAGAGACTCCTAG
- the rpsO gene encoding 30S ribosomal protein S15: MSLSAEKVSEVVKEYQLSPGDTGSPEVQVALLSARINDLSGHFASHKKDHHSRRGLLKMVNQRRRLLAYVKGKDVDRYKSLIKRLGLRR; encoded by the coding sequence GTGTCGCTGTCTGCTGAAAAAGTAAGTGAAGTTGTCAAGGAATACCAGCTGTCTCCAGGGGACACCGGGTCACCGGAGGTGCAGGTAGCGCTGCTGTCCGCACGGATCAACGATCTTTCCGGCCACTTTGCCAGTCATAAGAAAGATCACCACTCACGCCGTGGTCTGCTCAAAATGGTCAACCAGCGGCGCCGCCTGCTGGCCTACGTCAAAGGTAAGGACGTAGATCGCTACAAGTCGCTTATTAAGCGCCTTGGCCTGCGACGCTGA